TCTCGTGGATATGACCCCCGGATGTCATGGCATTGATCACCTCCTGGATGAGGATTGGCGCATTTGACCCGATGATGTGAAAACCCAATAACTCCAGATTTTCTTTATCTATGATGATTTTGGCAAAACTGTCCTTTTCCATCATCGCCTCGCCCTGAGCTACTCCCATGTATTCTCCCATGCCTACCAGTATCTGATGGTCCTTGCCGGCCTGTGCCTGAGTTAATCCCACTGAAGCGATTTTGGGATAAGAATACACCGCATGAGGTGCGGCGCGATAGTCCATTTTCTGCTTCTCCTCGCCAAAGGCGTTTTGCGCCGCTATCTCCGCTTCCCGATTGGCGACATGCGTGAACATCTGCTGACCGTTTGCATCTCCAATGGCGAAGATGTTCTTCTTGGTTGTCTGGAGATACTCATCCACCTTTATGTATTCTTTGCCGTCCAGTTCGACGCCCGTTTTCTCCGGTTTGAGCAGATCGGCATTCGACTTTCTTCCGACGGCAATGAGGGTCTTTTCGGCAGAAAGCCGCCGCTCTTTCCCGGAACTGTTTTCTTTGGCCAAAACGACGATCTGGTTACCGTTGGCCCTGACCTCCTCAACCGTGGTGCCAGTGCGAACTTCCATGCGCTTGCTCAATTCGGTCTTGAGCAGCGCCGCTATCTCCGGTTCCTCGGAGAGGACAAGCCGATCTGCCATCTCCACGATCGTTACCCGGGTGCCCATCGCTGCAAAGAAATGCCCGAACTCAACCGCAATATAGCCTCCACCAATGATTACCAGACTCTCTGGCCGTTCATTGAGCTGCAACACGGTTTCATTGGTAAGATACTCGATCTCATCAAGACCTTTGATGGGAGGGATCAATGGCCTGGAGCCGGTAGCGATGAAGATTTGCTTTCCCTTGATCTGCTCTCCCCCCACTTCAAGCGTATAATCGGCGATGAAATGTCCTTCCCCTTCATAGAAATCCAGCTCATTGGCTTCCGATAGGCCTTGTTTCATCTCCTTCTGGGCGTCTGAGATGCTTTTTCTCATCCGCTCCATGATGGCCTGAAAGTTGATCTCTCGCACCTCGGCATCGATCCCGAGCTTCCATGATTCCTGTATTTCGGTCACTCTGTCCGCCGGGGAAATCAGCATCTTGGACGGAATACAGCCCAGGTTCAGACATGTGCCCCCGTAAGGCCCTTTATCCACCAATGCCACTTTCAGGTGACGATCGAGAGCCTCCTCAACGATGCTCATCCCACACCCGGACCCTATTACGATGACATCATATGATTTCACTGATTTCCTCCTTGGGCGGTGCGATTCCGGTTTCAACAAAGTCTGCCGATATTCTCTCCAGCTCACTTTTCAGGGCGTTCCCGGTCCTTCAATGGGTAA
Above is a window of Dehalococcoidia bacterium DNA encoding:
- a CDS encoding dihydrolipoyl dehydrogenase produces the protein MKSYDVIVIGSGCGMSIVEEALDRHLKVALVDKGPYGGTCLNLGCIPSKMLISPADRVTEIQESWKLGIDAEVREINFQAIMERMRKSISDAQKEMKQGLSEANELDFYEGEGHFIADYTLEVGGEQIKGKQIFIATGSRPLIPPIKGLDEIEYLTNETVLQLNERPESLVIIGGGYIAVEFGHFFAAMGTRVTIVEMADRLVLSEEPEIAALLKTELSKRMEVRTGTTVEEVRANGNQIVVLAKENSSGKERRLSAEKTLIAVGRKSNADLLKPEKTGVELDGKEYIKVDEYLQTTKKNIFAIGDANGQQMFTHVANREAEIAAQNAFGEEKQKMDYRAAPHAVYSYPKIASVGLTQAQAGKDHQILVGMGEYMGVAQGEAMMEKDSFAKIIIDKENLELLGFHIIGSNAPILIQEVINAMTSGGHIHEIIEGLHIHPALTELIPSTIRNLEEPTDHQDSSHVHS